The Candidatus Zixiibacteriota bacterium genome has a window encoding:
- a CDS encoding cytochrome b/b6 domain-containing protein: MMRRDQLRSKRTTQGCRRPLPNVVLAVVAAFLIAWLGTAAAAADNSACTACHGDRSNFTDFGTRADSLTVTENTLSGSIHGELECTACHADLGGVTDFPHAEKLAKVNCGSCHQEEGSIYQWHGRLKIGENPDVPRCADCHGTHDILPSSDRHSRVNPLLLPQTCGLCHENLDLIHKYEMPLERPVGVFRSSIHGRASLGGIHMAATCKDCHSAKGSAHVILSPGNTESSTNHFNIPQTCGRCHSNIEQDYWEGTHGQLTARGQPDSPVCTDCHGEHGILSPRDPRSPVSATRVAEATCSPCHESARLNEKYGIPTGRLKTWVDSYHGLKSRTGDVTVANCASCHGGHRILPHTDSTSSIYPANLQETCGNCHPGISAAAAKAPIHGTPGVTRTPAAAIVQNIYIIAIIVIIGAMVLHWLIDLRKQIHLVNLRKQIRRMTTNEVWQHTFLMVTFIVLVVTGFALRFSEAWWVRILFGREGGFPVRGVVHRVAAILFILSAIWHVAYLLTRRGRQFIVDMMPHKRDFVQFVQMMAYNLGRRVDRPRCGRFSYVEKAEYWALVWGTVVMVISGFFMWQESVAVRWFPKGFLDVMLVIHYYEAWLATLAIAIWHMYSTIFNPAVYPMNPSWYTGRMPEDMLRHEHPDDPSLQHGGRVEYPDGVVSPESDVRHEQPAESTPRRERRADTEC, translated from the coding sequence ATGATGCGGCGTGACCAACTCAGGTCAAAGCGGACGACACAGGGGTGCCGTCGTCCTCTCCCCAACGTCGTCTTGGCGGTGGTAGCTGCCTTCCTTATTGCCTGGCTCGGAACAGCGGCAGCGGCGGCCGACAACAGCGCCTGCACGGCATGTCACGGGGATCGATCGAACTTCACCGACTTCGGGACGCGGGCCGACTCGTTGACCGTCACCGAAAACACACTCAGCGGCTCGATTCACGGGGAACTGGAATGCACGGCGTGCCACGCCGACTTGGGCGGCGTGACCGATTTCCCCCACGCGGAAAAACTCGCAAAGGTCAACTGCGGCTCCTGCCACCAGGAGGAAGGATCGATCTACCAATGGCATGGCCGTCTGAAGATCGGGGAGAACCCGGACGTACCGCGCTGTGCCGACTGCCACGGCACACACGACATACTCCCGTCGAGTGATCGCCACTCACGGGTCAACCCGCTTCTGCTTCCCCAAACCTGCGGTCTCTGTCATGAGAATCTCGACCTCATACACAAGTACGAGATGCCGCTCGAGCGTCCTGTGGGGGTCTTCCGATCGAGCATCCATGGCCGGGCCTCCCTGGGTGGTATCCACATGGCAGCCACCTGCAAGGACTGCCACTCCGCCAAGGGATCGGCCCATGTCATCCTATCACCCGGCAACACCGAATCATCGACGAATCACTTCAATATTCCCCAGACCTGCGGCCGGTGCCACTCCAACATCGAGCAGGATTACTGGGAAGGAACCCACGGGCAGTTGACCGCTCGTGGCCAACCCGACTCCCCGGTCTGCACCGATTGCCACGGCGAACACGGGATCCTCTCGCCACGGGATCCCCGCTCGCCGGTCAGTGCGACCCGTGTCGCGGAAGCCACTTGCTCACCCTGCCACGAATCGGCGCGCTTGAACGAGAAATACGGTATCCCCACCGGACGACTGAAGACCTGGGTCGACAGCTATCACGGTCTGAAGAGCCGAACCGGCGATGTCACGGTCGCCAATTGCGCCTCTTGCCACGGCGGCCATCGGATCCTGCCGCATACCGACTCGACCTCTTCCATCTACCCGGCCAACCTGCAGGAGACCTGCGGAAACTGCCACCCGGGAATCTCCGCGGCCGCCGCCAAGGCCCCGATCCACGGCACGCCGGGAGTCACGCGAACTCCGGCCGCCGCCATCGTGCAGAACATCTACATCATTGCGATCATCGTCATCATCGGCGCGATGGTGCTGCACTGGTTGATCGACTTGCGCAAGCAGATACACCTGGTCAATCTCAGGAAGCAGATCCGCCGCATGACCACGAATGAGGTCTGGCAGCACACGTTCCTCATGGTAACCTTCATCGTGCTGGTCGTCACCGGCTTTGCGCTGCGCTTCTCCGAGGCGTGGTGGGTGCGGATCCTGTTCGGTCGGGAAGGCGGATTCCCGGTGCGAGGGGTGGTGCATCGGGTGGCGGCCATCCTGTTCATCCTCAGTGCGATCTGGCATGTGGCGTACCTCTTGACCCGGCGCGGTCGACAGTTCATCGTCGACATGATGCCGCATAAACGGGACTTCGTGCAATTCGTTCAGATGATGGCTTACAACTTGGGGCGTCGCGTCGACCGGCCCCGCTGCGGTCGCTTCAGCTACGTCGAAAAGGCCGAGTATTGGGCCTTGGTGTGGGGCACAGTGGTCATGGTCATATCCGGGTTCTTCATGTGGCAGGAATCGGTCGCCGTCCGGTGGTTTCCCAAGGGATTCTTGGACGTCATGTTGGTAATCCACTACTATGAAGCGTGGCTGGCCACGCTGGCGATCGCCATCTGGCACATGTACTCGACGATCTTCAATCCCGCCGTCTACCCGATGAACCCGTCGTGGTACACCGGCCGGATGCCGGAGGACATGCTGCGTCACGAGCATCCCGATGATCCGTCTCTGCAGCACGGAGGACGGGTTGAATACCCCGACGGCGTGGTCTCGCCGGAGAGTGACGTGCGCCATGAACAACCCGCGGAGTCGACGCCGCGGCGGGAGCGCCGTGCGGATACGGAGTGTTGA
- a CDS encoding TonB-dependent receptor, translating to MNRLRILATIALVLTTVTAGQATVFSGRLGVSSYVWERSEVDSTDTRHVQNVGTASLRLARIGGRDIEVSTSLRGRYDLRNAGDNLDDYHVYSLQCRWRDLAQVVDLTVGRHFVSWPVSPVSIDGASLSVHPGHGFALSGYAGVSVPDDGRLRVQTAAEGQALGVQLGYRARAVGSMSVFFAQHDRARLYGTFAVDNLAYRTLGLDWRRPVARFGSLYGQFTYEMPTQRMSRLHLSARWQASPNVALNGQFRYRRPDLPYNSIFWVFGDARYYDWRLRTNIRLNDVWSVTAGGAYVDLVAGHVLRYDLGATHRYFNLTLHAQSGRTGSTFGVSGEAQYPISHRWTLHGGSRFDSYELIEDQADANTATAWWAGARWDWVPQSTLELEAQLVTQDLNTERLFAGDKSDVRLLARISWWFFRRLDGMEQTRLP from the coding sequence ATGAACCGTCTTCGCATACTCGCAACCATCGCCCTGGTGCTGACGACGGTCACAGCGGGGCAGGCCACGGTCTTCTCCGGGCGGCTGGGTGTGTCAAGTTACGTCTGGGAAAGGAGCGAGGTCGACTCCACCGACACCCGCCATGTGCAGAATGTCGGCACAGCCAGTTTGCGACTGGCCCGGATCGGAGGGCGGGACATCGAGGTCTCCACGTCCCTGCGTGGCCGCTACGATCTTCGCAACGCTGGCGATAATCTCGATGACTATCACGTCTACAGCCTGCAATGCCGTTGGCGTGACCTCGCGCAAGTCGTCGACCTGACAGTCGGACGGCATTTCGTTTCTTGGCCGGTGTCCCCGGTCTCGATCGATGGCGCCTCGCTTTCGGTCCATCCGGGACACGGCTTTGCGCTGTCCGGATATGCGGGAGTCTCGGTCCCGGACGACGGGCGCCTGAGGGTGCAGACCGCGGCGGAGGGGCAGGCCCTGGGTGTTCAGCTCGGGTATCGCGCGCGTGCGGTCGGCAGCATGTCTGTCTTCTTCGCACAGCACGACCGCGCCCGCTTGTACGGTACCTTCGCGGTGGACAATCTGGCCTACCGGACCCTGGGGCTCGATTGGCGCCGACCGGTGGCGCGTTTCGGTTCGCTCTATGGCCAGTTCACCTATGAAATGCCGACGCAGCGGATGAGTCGACTGCATCTCTCAGCGCGCTGGCAGGCGTCGCCGAACGTCGCCCTCAATGGCCAGTTCCGCTACCGGCGTCCCGATCTGCCGTACAACTCGATCTTCTGGGTCTTCGGCGATGCGCGCTACTATGACTGGCGACTCCGCACGAATATCCGCCTGAACGACGTCTGGTCGGTCACCGCCGGCGGCGCCTACGTCGATCTCGTCGCCGGGCACGTTCTCCGCTATGACCTCGGCGCCACACACCGCTACTTCAACCTGACGCTGCATGCCCAGAGCGGGCGCACGGGCAGTACATTCGGCGTCAGCGGTGAAGCACAGTACCCGATCAGCCACCGTTGGACCCTGCACGGTGGCAGCCGCTTCGACTCCTACGAACTGATCGAGGATCAAGCCGACGCCAACACCGCCACCGCATGGTGGGCCGGGGCACGTTGGGATTGGGTGCCGCAATCCACGCTCGAGCTGGAGGCGCAGTTGGTGACTCAGGATCTGAACACGGAACGACTCTTTGCCGGTGACAAATCAGATGTCCGCCTGCTGGCGCGCATCAGTTGGTGGTTCTTCCGACGTCTCGATGGGATGGAACAGACTCGTCTTCCATAG
- a CDS encoding ATP-binding protein encodes MTQLPELAVEQVADVSTLALSDDLLALVHSQLEPCRAASGTVLFAEGDPAERVYIVRRGDVRLVTTRAGDGRDSTRRGRGEFIGESALIDGSPHGATAVCDTDCEFFVLSRESLCRIFTAHAGIAQRILQVLMARARQSDRERLQEAESRIRELETTNAQLSTLAGRRERVVAAVPHPIIVTDAANRILAANPAAERLFGHTTRSDLWAWVVPVDAAARADTEAKLKSGASWRGEIELVTPDGRQLPCRITAVSISDHGSTDMRVWMIEDQSGQRVAEYQVREQQYLSAKSEMGGEIAHEVNNHLAVLSGNAELLPMYLGESTSPKVERTVENIRRTVTQMSIFTEGLLRSRHPVGERTEVELTPFLDHEIVFLHPQKLFKRIAITTDWGDDVPALICDPSALQHVLYILLRNAAETLTAAGGPDHTVALSTRFDPAQETVTWTIADDGPGIPEELVPRLFRERVTTKEGDRGYGLLIADRLIRAQGGTITATPREGGGTQVVITLPCAAVGAPSEAAATYA; translated from the coding sequence ATGACGCAGTTGCCGGAGCTGGCAGTGGAGCAGGTCGCCGATGTGTCGACGTTGGCCCTTTCTGATGACCTTTTGGCTCTGGTGCACTCGCAACTGGAACCCTGCCGGGCGGCTTCCGGGACCGTGTTGTTTGCCGAGGGGGACCCGGCGGAACGCGTTTACATCGTCCGCCGGGGCGACGTACGCTTGGTGACGACCCGGGCGGGGGACGGCCGGGATTCGACCCGCCGCGGTCGAGGCGAGTTCATCGGCGAGTCGGCTCTGATCGATGGCTCGCCGCACGGCGCCACGGCGGTGTGTGACACCGATTGCGAGTTCTTCGTCCTCTCTCGAGAGAGTCTCTGCCGCATCTTCACGGCTCATGCCGGCATCGCACAGCGAATCCTCCAGGTACTGATGGCCCGCGCGCGCCAGTCCGATCGGGAACGTCTGCAGGAAGCGGAGAGCCGAATCCGGGAGCTGGAGACGACCAACGCCCAGCTTTCGACCCTGGCGGGGCGGCGGGAACGTGTCGTGGCCGCCGTTCCCCACCCGATCATCGTGACGGATGCTGCCAACCGCATTCTGGCGGCCAATCCGGCCGCCGAACGCTTGTTCGGCCACACCACGCGATCGGATCTGTGGGCTTGGGTGGTCCCGGTCGACGCGGCCGCCCGCGCTGACACCGAGGCGAAGCTCAAGTCCGGAGCCTCTTGGCGAGGGGAGATTGAGCTCGTCACGCCCGATGGGCGCCAGTTGCCCTGCCGAATCACGGCGGTGTCGATCTCGGATCACGGCAGCACCGACATGCGGGTCTGGATGATCGAAGATCAGAGCGGTCAGCGCGTGGCCGAGTATCAAGTCCGTGAGCAGCAGTATCTGTCCGCGAAGAGCGAAATGGGCGGGGAAATCGCCCATGAGGTCAACAACCACCTGGCCGTTTTGTCCGGGAATGCCGAGCTGCTGCCCATGTATTTGGGCGAGTCCACTTCGCCGAAGGTCGAACGGACAGTGGAGAACATCCGCCGCACCGTCACCCAGATGAGCATCTTCACGGAGGGGTTGTTGCGGTCGCGGCATCCGGTCGGGGAACGAACCGAGGTCGAACTGACCCCGTTCCTCGACCACGAGATCGTCTTCCTCCATCCCCAAAAGCTCTTCAAGCGGATTGCGATCACAACGGACTGGGGTGATGATGTCCCGGCGCTGATCTGCGACCCCTCGGCCCTGCAGCATGTGCTCTACATATTGCTGCGGAACGCGGCGGAGACCCTGACCGCCGCCGGTGGGCCAGACCACACAGTGGCCTTGTCCACGCGATTCGATCCCGCGCAGGAAACGGTGACGTGGACCATCGCGGATGATGGTCCGGGAATTCCGGAGGAGCTTGTGCCCCGGTTATTCCGCGAGCGTGTTACGACCAAAGAGGGCGACCGCGGATATGGGCTGCTGATTGCCGACCGCCTGATTCGCGCCCAGGGCGGGACGATCACAGCCACACCACGCGAGGGAGGCGGAACGCAGGTCGTGATCACGCTACCGTGCGCCGCCGTTGGAGCACCCTCCGAAGCCGCCGCGACATACGCATAG
- a CDS encoding TIGR01777 family oxidoreductase produces the protein MKIAMTGSGGLIGSALAPALAAAGHEVVRLRRVDGVPDPGEAAWNPATGAFDPTAVSTTDVVIHLAGENLASGRWTKERRKRILASRANATARLCTTLAQAQPRPRVLLSASAIGYYGDRGDTILDETHSRGSGFLADVCRAWEEATGPATAAGIRVVNLRFGMVLSAHGGALVRMLTPFRLGLGGPMGNGQQWVSWIAIDDLVRVVAHVIGDERTSGPVNVVSPEPLTNREFARALGRVLHRPAFLPIPAAALRLMFGQMADELLLSSTRVVPARLLESGFDFRYRDLSSALWLVLRK, from the coding sequence ATGAAGATCGCCATGACCGGCTCCGGCGGGTTGATCGGTTCTGCGCTTGCGCCGGCCTTGGCCGCGGCCGGGCATGAGGTCGTCCGACTGCGCCGGGTCGACGGAGTACCAGATCCCGGCGAGGCCGCATGGAACCCGGCGACCGGGGCTTTTGATCCGACGGCAGTCTCGACCACGGACGTGGTCATTCATCTGGCGGGGGAGAATCTCGCATCCGGCCGTTGGACAAAGGAGCGCAGGAAGAGGATTCTCGCCAGTCGTGCCAATGCCACGGCGCGCCTGTGCACGACGCTGGCCCAGGCACAGCCGCGACCGCGTGTGCTGTTGTCGGCGTCAGCGATTGGCTACTACGGCGACCGCGGCGATACGATCCTCGATGAGACCCACAGTCGAGGTTCCGGCTTCCTGGCGGATGTCTGTCGTGCCTGGGAAGAGGCCACGGGTCCCGCCACGGCAGCGGGGATTCGTGTGGTGAATCTCCGTTTCGGGATGGTGCTCTCGGCGCACGGCGGGGCGCTGGTGCGCATGCTGACGCCGTTCCGCTTGGGGCTGGGCGGTCCGATGGGGAACGGCCAACAGTGGGTGAGTTGGATCGCCATTGACGATCTCGTGCGCGTTGTCGCCCACGTCATCGGCGATGAAAGAACGTCGGGACCGGTGAACGTTGTCTCGCCGGAACCACTGACCAATCGTGAGTTTGCCCGGGCGTTGGGGCGCGTGCTCCATCGACCGGCGTTTCTTCCGATTCCGGCCGCGGCATTGCGACTGATGTTCGGCCAGATGGCCGACGAGCTTCTGCTGTCATCGACCCGTGTTGTGCCAGCGCGTCTCCTGGAGAGCGGCTTCGACTTCCGGTACCGGGATCTATCGTCGGCGCTGTGGCTTGTACTGCGCAAGTGA
- a CDS encoding cytochrome c3 family protein, whose protein sequence is MLIVVMRTRTIPWIVVLVVLLLPTQLQSQSVDDCMVCHADPTLTTERGGKTVTLHVDLSHLAVSAHQGLECTNCHADLEGSEFPHKTSVKPVDCGTCHEEIAALYRGSLHGQLVAAGAPLAPRCWDCHGAHDIRPTGDDSSQVTKFNIPFMCGRCHKEGTPVTRTYDIPQDSILDHYSESMHGGGLYQKGLTVTAVCTDCHTAHNVLPHTDPRSSIFRDNVPRTCARCHRRIEDVHQKWIRGQLWEKEPHKIPVCVDCHQPHRARKLFYEEGVSDRECMRCHAQPDIQTTRDGQVVSLYVDSVEVHNGIHRRSGVTCAQCHTGATPSLHERPCRTITSRVDCSVCHAQVVATYATSTHGMLADRGDPNAPGCHDCHGLHGTRDRRDPQSSSYPTHVPNLCARCHREGEKAALRYTGDEHDIVNNYIESIHGKGLLESGLVVTAMCTDCHTAHHVLPHDSPESSINRANIPKTCARCHNGIYEQFSQSIHSTTVSQSDKPLPVCNDCHTSHTIRRTGEEGFKLAIINQCGKCHEDVTRTYFDTFHGKVSKLGYTVAAKCYDCHGAHDILPPTEPRSHLSRANIVKTCGRCHAGSHRQFAGYLTHATHHDRHKYPVLYYTFWFMSTLLIGTLAVAGVHTIMWLPRSYQMRKQMRAVRQQSHALEFKRFTRRQRQLHILVIISFLGLALTGMTLKFSYLGWAQTVSRLLGGFEQAGFIHRVCAVITFFYFGAHLVDLIGRKRRSRQSWWRFLRDKNSMLPHRNDWLDLKASIRWFLGRGPRPAYGRWTYWEKFDYFAVFWGVIVIGSTGLLLWFPEFFTRFLPGWFINVATIIHSDEALLAVGFIFTVHFFNTHFRPDKFPMDTVIFTGRVPLEEFQHDRPREFEELVKTRQIRRHLTEPLPAVVVRGMKIFGWVALSIGLILIALIIWAEVFGYR, encoded by the coding sequence GTGTTGATCGTCGTGATGCGGACGCGGACCATCCCCTGGATTGTCGTACTCGTTGTCCTGCTGTTGCCCACCCAGCTCCAGTCGCAGTCGGTCGACGACTGCATGGTTTGTCACGCGGACCCAACGCTGACCACCGAGCGCGGCGGGAAGACTGTCACACTCCACGTCGACCTCTCCCATCTGGCCGTCTCGGCCCACCAGGGACTCGAGTGTACTAATTGCCACGCCGACCTTGAAGGCAGCGAGTTCCCTCACAAGACATCCGTGAAACCGGTCGACTGCGGCACCTGCCACGAGGAGATTGCCGCCCTCTATCGCGGCAGTCTTCATGGACAACTCGTCGCCGCAGGGGCGCCCTTGGCGCCACGCTGTTGGGACTGTCACGGCGCCCACGATATCCGGCCGACAGGCGATGATTCCTCTCAAGTCACCAAGTTCAATATCCCGTTCATGTGCGGCCGTTGCCACAAGGAGGGCACACCCGTCACCCGGACTTACGACATTCCGCAGGATTCGATCCTCGACCACTATTCCGAGAGCATGCACGGGGGGGGGCTGTATCAGAAGGGACTGACTGTCACGGCGGTCTGCACCGACTGCCACACCGCCCACAATGTGCTGCCGCACACCGATCCGCGTTCGAGCATCTTTCGGGACAATGTGCCCCGCACCTGCGCCCGCTGCCACCGACGGATCGAGGATGTCCACCAGAAGTGGATCCGCGGCCAACTCTGGGAGAAAGAACCGCACAAGATTCCGGTCTGCGTCGACTGTCACCAACCCCACCGTGCGCGCAAGCTGTTCTATGAGGAGGGGGTCTCGGACCGTGAGTGCATGCGTTGCCATGCCCAACCGGACATCCAGACCACCAGAGACGGACAGGTCGTCTCTCTCTACGTCGATTCGGTGGAAGTCCACAACGGTATCCACAGGCGTTCCGGGGTGACCTGCGCCCAGTGCCACACCGGCGCCACGCCCTCGCTCCACGAACGTCCCTGCCGCACCATCACCAGCCGGGTCGATTGCTCTGTGTGCCATGCCCAGGTGGTGGCGACGTATGCGACCAGCACCCATGGGATGCTGGCCGACCGCGGCGATCCCAATGCACCCGGATGCCACGACTGTCACGGGCTCCACGGGACGCGCGACCGTCGCGATCCCCAGTCGTCCAGCTACCCGACGCACGTCCCGAACTTGTGCGCCCGCTGCCACCGCGAAGGCGAGAAGGCGGCCCTACGCTACACGGGCGACGAGCACGATATCGTCAACAACTACATCGAGAGTATCCACGGCAAGGGACTCCTCGAAAGCGGGCTCGTGGTCACGGCGATGTGCACCGACTGCCACACCGCCCACCATGTCCTGCCGCACGACAGCCCGGAATCCAGCATCAACCGGGCCAACATCCCCAAGACCTGCGCCCGCTGTCACAACGGCATCTACGAGCAGTTCTCTCAGAGCATTCACTCAACAACTGTGTCGCAATCCGACAAACCTCTGCCGGTGTGCAATGACTGCCATACATCGCACACGATCCGGCGCACCGGCGAAGAGGGATTCAAGCTGGCGATCATCAATCAGTGCGGGAAATGCCACGAGGATGTCACGCGGACGTATTTCGACACCTTCCACGGCAAGGTCTCGAAGCTCGGCTACACGGTGGCGGCCAAGTGCTACGACTGCCATGGGGCTCACGACATTCTGCCGCCGACCGAACCACGCTCGCACCTGTCACGCGCCAACATCGTCAAGACCTGCGGCCGCTGCCACGCCGGCTCACACCGTCAGTTCGCCGGCTATCTCACGCATGCCACGCACCATGATCGGCATAAGTATCCCGTCTTGTACTATACGTTCTGGTTCATGAGCACACTGTTGATCGGCACGCTGGCCGTCGCCGGCGTCCACACGATCATGTGGCTGCCCCGCTCGTACCAGATGCGCAAGCAGATGCGCGCGGTGCGGCAGCAGTCACACGCGTTGGAGTTCAAGCGCTTCACCCGCCGGCAACGTCAATTGCATATCCTGGTCATCATCAGTTTCCTCGGACTGGCGCTGACCGGCATGACGCTCAAGTTCTCCTACTTGGGATGGGCACAGACGGTCTCGCGGCTCCTGGGCGGCTTCGAGCAGGCCGGGTTCATCCACCGGGTCTGCGCCGTGATAACCTTCTTCTACTTCGGCGCCCACCTCGTGGATCTGATCGGCCGGAAGCGGCGCAGCCGGCAATCGTGGTGGCGGTTCCTGCGTGATAAGAACTCGATGCTCCCCCACCGTAACGATTGGCTGGACCTCAAGGCCAGCATCCGCTGGTTCTTGGGACGCGGCCCCCGTCCCGCCTACGGCCGGTGGACGTATTGGGAGAAGTTCGACTATTTCGCGGTCTTCTGGGGTGTCATCGTGATCGGCTCCACCGGATTGCTGCTGTGGTTCCCGGAGTTCTTCACCCGCTTCCTTCCGGGGTGGTTCATCAACGTGGCGACCATCATCCATTCCGATGAGGCGCTGTTGGCGGTCGGCTTCATCTTCACGGTCCATTTCTTCAACACGCATTTCCGTCCCGACAAGTTCCCCATGGACACCGTGATCTTCACCGGGCGCGTGCCGTTGGAAGAGTTCCAGCACGACCGCCCGCGGGAATTTGAGGAACTTGTCAAGACGCGACAGATTCGCCGTCACCTGACCGAGCCGCTGCCGGCAGTGGTAGTCCGCGGCATGAAGATCTTCGGCTGGGTCGCGCTGTCCATCGGACTGATTCTCATCGCGCTGATCATTTGGGCGGAAGTGTTCGGTTATCGATAA
- a CDS encoding multiheme c-type cytochrome: protein MARSGKIGRTALAALLLAGAVGCADDDKGTNGGPVELKYIGAAKCQSCHEEEYAKWASSGHRYKLNKVTNGQQPVYPHGQGLQLPAGKTWSDVTYVIGGYGWKARYLDKDGYIMTGDAVQYNLPRADLGLPNGAMAAYEKELPRKAYTCGECHVTGWQTLAENGGLHQDSLAGIEGTWFETGITCERCHGMGSQHEADPKKSNINITRTSDLCGECHFRDTNHGILASGSSPNQFIQHHEQYDEMISAGHRALLCTYCHDQHTGVYAAKYQPSKPAGIKVECATCHAAEASKNSHVVDVDCEDCHLARAGKSGRSVNIYKGDIRTHIFKITTDPYPKDSMFYVSQTDGKVYARGFMTLDFACYGCHKDASGVGGSASQKTLAELSTRARGIHTASAALANQ from the coding sequence ATGGCACGATCAGGAAAGATCGGGCGAACCGCACTGGCCGCTCTATTGCTGGCGGGCGCGGTCGGTTGCGCCGATGATGACAAGGGCACGAACGGCGGCCCGGTCGAGCTAAAGTACATCGGCGCCGCCAAGTGCCAGAGCTGTCACGAGGAGGAGTACGCCAAATGGGCTTCCTCCGGGCACCGCTACAAACTCAACAAGGTCACCAACGGTCAGCAGCCGGTCTACCCGCACGGTCAGGGCCTGCAGCTTCCCGCAGGGAAGACATGGAGCGATGTCACCTATGTTATCGGCGGTTACGGGTGGAAGGCACGATACCTCGACAAGGACGGGTACATCATGACCGGCGACGCGGTGCAGTACAACCTCCCCCGCGCCGACCTCGGTCTGCCGAACGGAGCCATGGCGGCCTACGAAAAGGAGCTGCCCCGCAAGGCCTACACCTGCGGCGAGTGCCATGTCACCGGCTGGCAAACCCTGGCCGAAAACGGCGGGCTGCACCAAGACAGTCTCGCAGGGATCGAGGGGACCTGGTTTGAAACCGGGATCACGTGCGAGCGCTGCCACGGCATGGGCTCACAGCATGAGGCCGACCCGAAGAAGTCCAACATCAACATCACCCGTACCTCCGACCTGTGCGGCGAATGCCATTTCCGCGACACCAACCACGGTATCCTTGCCTCAGGCAGCTCACCCAATCAGTTCATCCAGCACCATGAGCAGTACGACGAGATGATCTCCGCCGGACACAGAGCCCTCCTCTGTACCTATTGCCATGATCAACACACAGGCGTCTACGCTGCCAAGTACCAGCCGAGCAAGCCCGCCGGCATCAAGGTGGAGTGCGCGACCTGCCATGCCGCCGAAGCGTCAAAAAACAGCCATGTTGTCGATGTCGACTGCGAGGACTGCCACTTGGCCCGGGCCGGAAAGTCCGGCCGCTCGGTCAATATCTACAAAGGCGACATTCGCACACATATCTTCAAGATCACCACTGATCCCTATCCCAAGGACTCGATGTTCTATGTCTCCCAGACCGACGGTAAAGTATACGCGCGCGGCTTCATGACGCTGGACTTCGCATGTTATGGCTGCCACAAAGACGCCAGCGGCGTGGGTGGCTCCGCCAGCCAAAAGACCCTGGCTGAGTTGTCCACCAGAGCCAGGGGAATCCATACCGCCTCCGCGGCACTGGCCAACCAATAG
- a CDS encoding cytochrome c3 family protein, whose protein sequence is MKRSILISAIVSGAAILSVATVSARKKLDFSFSHRTHLEKVGVTCDACHAGATTAITAAVNLLPQPDVCITCHEEADFPGKNYTPDILPEREVIFDHQKHVDSLKLLCNVCHADVERAGKAPSAALPAMSVCVDCHRQKGISDDCSICHTRVETRRPADHVADWMLDHMEVARQEARTCETCHRQTYCQECHAGPALGLAVKGDASAPVDHIGPLATAQEGKDILILQRVHELNYRYIHPVDVKSKKSDCSVCHETRAFCVTCHKPENDLERYRPVWHDVSAFTFSGHAELARNDIEVCARCHDRDVAEPTCLRCHRSIVSPHTEGFMRDVHGPWHDDDNAVCFVCHDPGPRIAGQGFCGKCHGGEDD, encoded by the coding sequence ATGAAGCGGTCCATACTGATCAGCGCTATCGTCTCGGGGGCTGCCATACTGTCCGTCGCAACGGTATCAGCGCGCAAGAAATTGGACTTCAGTTTCTCCCATCGCACACACCTGGAAAAGGTCGGCGTGACGTGCGATGCATGCCATGCCGGTGCGACGACCGCGATCACGGCAGCCGTCAACCTGCTGCCCCAACCGGACGTGTGCATCACGTGCCACGAGGAAGCCGATTTCCCCGGCAAGAACTATACGCCCGATATTCTCCCCGAGCGGGAGGTGATCTTCGACCACCAGAAGCATGTCGACTCCCTGAAACTCCTCTGCAACGTCTGCCACGCCGACGTTGAACGAGCCGGCAAAGCTCCATCGGCGGCCCTTCCGGCCATGAGTGTCTGCGTCGACTGCCACCGACAGAAGGGGATCTCCGACGATTGCTCCATCTGCCATACGCGTGTCGAGACGCGTCGTCCCGCCGACCATGTGGCCGATTGGATGCTCGATCACATGGAGGTGGCCCGTCAGGAAGCCCGCACCTGCGAGACCTGTCACCGTCAGACCTACTGCCAGGAATGCCATGCCGGACCCGCGCTCGGGCTGGCGGTCAAAGGCGACGCCTCCGCACCGGTAGACCACATTGGACCTTTGGCCACCGCACAGGAGGGGAAGGACATCCTGATCCTCCAACGTGTGCACGAACTGAACTACCGGTACATACATCCAGTCGACGTCAAGTCCAAGAAGTCGGACTGCTCCGTGTGCCACGAGACGCGGGCCTTCTGCGTGACGTGCCACAAGCCGGAGAACGACCTGGAACGCTACCGCCCCGTCTGGCACGACGTCTCCGCCTTCACGTTCTCCGGACACGCGGAATTGGCCCGCAACGACATTGAAGTCTGCGCCCGGTGCCACGATCGCGACGTCGCGGAGCCCACCTGTCTGCGCTGCCACAGGTCCATTGTCTCGCCGCACACCGAGGGGTTCATGCGCGATGTCCATGGCCCGTGGCATGACGACGACAACGCCGTTTGCTTCGTCTGTCACGATCCGGGCCCCCGCATAGCGGGCCAGGGATTCTGCGGCAAGTGCCACGGCGGCGAAGACGATTGA